One genomic window of Streptococcus mitis includes the following:
- a CDS encoding phage upper tail fiber protein, which translates to MNNLESLAAEIGKDIKGIKEQQVTKDELEQKAYLTSHQSLSGYALKSELYNDIPIKARISALENRPSFDTLTPTQRDRLKGENGHSLSVNVRIEGSYRNGATSQLNLFADVFYDGEAITSGYTLDYYYRGFGNNNWGVLRNQTPDSAGKFGTWSATQRSGGWFEVRIEVNYRGLKASGFTHLDNVNDGPRGANGAPGQNIINQQGQQALKYWAGTQAQYDALPTKDPNTIYDIFKQV; encoded by the coding sequence ATGAATAACCTTGAAAGTCTAGCGGCTGAAATTGGTAAGGATATCAAGGGCATTAAAGAGCAACAGGTTACGAAAGATGAGCTGGAACAAAAAGCCTATCTGACAAGCCATCAATCCTTGTCGGGTTACGCATTGAAATCGGAGTTGTACAATGATATCCCAATTAAGGCAAGGATTAGTGCGTTAGAAAACCGTCCATCATTCGATACGCTGACACCGACTCAACGTGATAGATTGAAGGGTGAGAATGGTCATAGCTTAAGTGTCAATGTCCGTATCGAAGGATCTTATCGAAATGGCGCTACTAGCCAATTGAATCTGTTTGCGGATGTATTCTACGATGGCGAAGCAATCACGAGTGGTTATACTCTTGATTATTATTACCGTGGTTTTGGGAATAACAACTGGGGGGTATTGAGAAATCAGACTCCTGATTCAGCTGGTAAATTTGGAACATGGAGTGCTACCCAGCGCTCTGGTGGTTGGTTCGAAGTCCGCATTGAAGTGAATTACAGAGGTCTTAAGGCCTCTGGGTTCACTCATTTAGATAACGTAAACGATGGCCCCAGAGGAGCAAACGGAGCGCCTGGTCAGAACATCATCAACCAACAGGGACAACAAGCACTGAAGTATTGGGCAGGAACACAAGCGCAGTACGATGCTCTTCCAACCAAAGACCCTAACACGATTTATGATATCTTTAAGCAGGTGTAG
- a CDS encoding phage upper tail fiber protein: MAVISTQTRKVTDLPQTYQVNNSDNIMIHDGRGLKKVSVQTFKNGVSPTPSTATAGSNGVVRPDNSTITVDNSGVLRVNRSALGIPSTPSEVVAHKLINQNGNQQMKYWYGSKAQYNVIGTKDPNTIYDVYE, encoded by the coding sequence ATGGCAGTAATTAGTACACAGACACGGAAAGTAACTGATTTACCACAAACATATCAGGTCAACAACTCGGACAACATCATGATTCATGATGGGCGTGGGTTGAAAAAAGTGTCTGTGCAAACTTTTAAAAACGGAGTGAGTCCAACTCCCTCAACCGCAACAGCTGGTTCAAACGGAGTTGTCAGACCTGATAATTCAACGATTACAGTCGATAATTCGGGTGTTTTACGAGTAAACAGGTCAGCGCTTGGGATTCCAAGTACACCGTCCGAAGTAGTTGCTCACAAGCTGATTAACCAAAACGGAAATCAGCAAATGAAGTATTGGTATGGGTCTAAAGCGCAATATAATGTAATTGGTACAAAAGATCCTAACACAATCTATGATGTTTATGAGTAG
- a CDS encoding XkdQ/YqbQ family protein has translation MMQLFYQNNKTGDTWDLATVSEKVEFKTTRKGSAWSVEITLYNSTKVAFEYGSPLAFKLDDKEVFFGYLTKIKYEKDTKTTLTFHDQIKYLLRNINFVAKDKNVNQIVSAIAGDFDLKIGELKAPAVTLSPQLKEDKKALDIIQEAMDETLVQSGELLVLYDKFGELTLTTPKNLPIQYIIGNESFMSSFEFEGSIEDSANIVRLIQENKETKKREVYIYQDSYNIGAWGKLQYMKKVDEKATEGQIKQWGEMLLKMKNRPKETFSLKADIGSIDFLAGHAVYVDVKDIEKKGWYVIEEATHSFSAEKHTMEIKLFMAGSE, from the coding sequence ATGATGCAATTATTCTATCAGAACAATAAAACTGGAGATACATGGGATTTAGCTACTGTGTCTGAAAAGGTCGAATTCAAGACAACTAGAAAAGGGTCGGCTTGGAGCGTGGAGATTACCTTGTACAACTCTACAAAAGTAGCCTTTGAATACGGTTCTCCGCTCGCTTTTAAGCTAGATGATAAAGAGGTATTCTTTGGTTATTTGACGAAAATCAAGTACGAAAAAGATACCAAAACAACCTTGACCTTCCACGACCAGATAAAATACTTACTACGCAATATCAACTTTGTTGCTAAGGACAAAAACGTCAATCAAATCGTCTCGGCAATAGCAGGAGATTTTGATTTGAAGATTGGGGAACTAAAAGCCCCAGCCGTGACCTTATCCCCTCAACTAAAGGAGGACAAGAAGGCTCTGGATATTATCCAAGAGGCCATGGATGAGACCTTGGTGCAAAGTGGAGAATTGCTGGTTTTGTATGACAAGTTCGGAGAGTTGACACTAACGACTCCGAAAAACTTACCAATCCAGTACATTATCGGAAATGAATCCTTTATGTCTAGCTTTGAGTTTGAAGGTTCGATTGAGGATAGTGCTAATATTGTCCGCTTGATCCAAGAGAACAAAGAAACTAAAAAGAGAGAAGTCTACATCTATCAGGACAGCTACAACATCGGCGCCTGGGGAAAACTCCAGTATATGAAAAAAGTGGATGAGAAAGCGACTGAGGGGCAAATAAAGCAATGGGGCGAAATGCTCTTGAAGATGAAAAACCGTCCTAAAGAAACTTTCAGTCTAAAAGCCGATATTGGAAGTATTGACTTTTTAGCAGGCCATGCAGTCTATGTGGATGTTAAGGATATTGAGAAGAAGGGATGGTATGTCATTGAAGAGGCAACTCATTCCTTCAGTGCAGAAAAGCATACGATGGAAATTAAATTATTCATGGCAGGAAGTGAGTAG
- a CDS encoding DUF2634 domain-containing protein, whose product MSTPKTNFLNIAKNVVEAKKQPSLTLDETNILLETDGIHALKQSIRRMLTTERFIYTIYDHRYGVELDALFGGDMDYAQMDIARRIKEALYEDDRIHEAHSFSTKVKKDEFYVQFMVDSDFGTFEMDLEVKR is encoded by the coding sequence ATGAGTACTCCTAAAACAAACTTTTTAAACATCGCTAAAAATGTTGTCGAAGCTAAGAAACAGCCTAGCTTAACACTAGATGAAACCAATATCTTGCTAGAAACAGATGGCATTCATGCTCTGAAGCAATCAATCAGACGCATGCTGACAACTGAACGGTTCATCTATACAATTTATGATCATCGCTACGGTGTTGAGTTAGATGCTCTATTTGGTGGGGATATGGATTATGCCCAGATGGATATCGCTCGGCGCATAAAAGAGGCCTTGTATGAAGATGACAGGATTCATGAGGCTCACTCTTTTTCTACGAAGGTAAAGAAAGATGAATTTTACGTGCAGTTCATGGTTGATAGTGATTTTGGAACATTTGAAATGGATTTGGAGGTGAAACGATGA
- a CDS encoding coiled-coil domain-containing protein: protein MDVLQQIEHFFMNVLPSASPIIIAWLSYKLPKKAKEETEKIVSELTDVKKQIKDVQTTAKDSNSKIDEVQEKLKIHDEAHLNTMKLRLDRDMRRAINRGYTSRDEFSLVESMHKSYKTLGGNGYIDRLFSDFEKLDIKEGILIDD, encoded by the coding sequence ATGGACGTCTTACAACAGATAGAACATTTCTTCATGAACGTGCTACCATCGGCTTCACCAATTATCATCGCTTGGCTTAGCTACAAATTGCCGAAAAAAGCCAAAGAAGAGACGGAGAAAATCGTCTCGGAACTAACCGATGTTAAGAAACAGATTAAAGATGTCCAGACTACCGCTAAAGATAGCAATTCCAAAATCGACGAAGTGCAAGAAAAATTAAAAATACACGATGAGGCGCATCTAAATACCATGAAGTTGCGCCTTGACCGTGATATGCGACGAGCTATTAACAGAGGATATACCTCTAGAGATGAATTCTCCCTAGTGGAAAGCATGCATAAAAGCTATAAAACTCTAGGAGGTAACGGCTACATAGACCGTTTATTCAGCGATTTTGAAAAATTGGATATCAAAGAAGGCATCTTAATAGATGATTAG
- a CDS encoding phage holin, translating to MINWKLRLENKYFYLSAIPAFLLVLQAGAAVFGYRLDLGDIGNKLILLVNAVFVFLTAIGLVNDPTTSGITDSTRALEYKKPSEE from the coding sequence ATGATTAACTGGAAACTACGACTAGAAAATAAATACTTTTACCTGTCTGCTATCCCAGCATTCTTGCTTGTTTTGCAAGCTGGTGCAGCAGTCTTTGGATATCGTCTTGATTTGGGTGATATCGGCAACAAGCTGATTTTGCTTGTCAATGCGGTCTTCGTATTCTTGACTGCAATCGGATTGGTCAATGACCCAACCACAAGCGGAATCACAGACAGCACACGAGCGCTAGAATATAAGAAACCAAGTGAGGAGTAG
- a CDS encoding DUF2577 family protein: MEVIENLKKLISNFIENRQFAKITTGVVLSVSPLKIQLTNELILDDSMLAVTWTDEALDPEYVGQTLHLIRQDGGGFYYVLYKKIFHYKRKVKGGSDE, translated from the coding sequence ATGGAAGTAATAGAAAATCTAAAGAAATTGATTAGTAATTTCATTGAAAATCGCCAGTTCGCAAAGATAACGACTGGTGTAGTTTTATCGGTTTCTCCACTCAAAATCCAATTGACCAATGAGTTGATTTTAGATGATTCTATGCTTGCTGTCACATGGACCGATGAGGCATTGGATCCTGAGTACGTAGGTCAAACCCTTCATCTCATCAGACAAGATGGTGGAGGGTTTTATTATGTCTTGTACAAGAAAATTTTCCACTACAAGCGCAAAGTGAAAGGGGGTTCTGATGAATGA
- a CDS encoding IS1182 family transposase, which translates to MLDNQLTMDVSPYSSLYDIVVPKNHFLRQLTELCDFSFIYDELEKNYRPDFGRKAYSPIMMFKYLLLKDIYKLSDVDVVGRSLSDMAFKFFLGLAPEDSVIEPSSLTKFRKLRIKDDKLLDVLIQKSVQIALEHNLIKSKILIVDATHTKSHYNHKKPQEILRERSKALRKTIYQHSEDIKIEFPKKPQEDNLEAELTYTEELMAVVEKHEELLALPAVSQKFNYLKEAVEDDLEHLEASVKEEARLGHKTADSSFYGYKSHIAMTDERIITACVVTSGEQSDGKYLPELYAKTKENSLDIETIIGDAAYSGKDNIQLARKEKIHLVSKLNPSVSKGYRKEEDAFEFNKDAGLFVCPEGHMAVRKARTGKKYQNKNQVVTHYFDIEKCKSCLSKEGCYKEGAKSKTYSIAIKSDDHLFQKKFQETPYFKEMARHRYKIEAKNAELKQRHGFDVARASGLFSMELQAATTIFVVNMKRIMTLINTK; encoded by the coding sequence ATGCTTGATAATCAGTTAACTATGGATGTCAGTCCTTATTCTAGTTTGTATGATATCGTGGTTCCTAAAAACCACTTTTTACGTCAGCTAACTGAACTCTGTGATTTTAGCTTTATTTATGATGAACTAGAAAAGAATTATCGTCCCGATTTTGGGCGTAAAGCTTATTCACCGATTATGATGTTCAAATATCTCTTGTTAAAAGATATTTATAAGTTATCAGATGTAGATGTGGTAGGACGTTCCTTGTCAGATATGGCCTTTAAATTTTTTCTTGGTCTAGCTCCTGAAGATTCTGTTATCGAGCCATCCTCTCTGACAAAATTTAGAAAGCTAAGAATTAAAGATGACAAACTGCTTGATGTATTGATTCAGAAGTCTGTTCAAATTGCACTCGAACATAACTTGATTAAGAGTAAAATCCTCATTGTGGATGCCACTCACACCAAATCTCATTATAATCATAAGAAACCCCAAGAAATCCTTAGAGAGCGTTCAAAAGCTTTACGTAAAACAATTTATCAACATTCAGAAGATATCAAAATAGAATTTCCAAAGAAACCTCAAGAAGATAACCTCGAAGCAGAGTTGACCTATACAGAGGAGTTAATGGCTGTGGTTGAAAAACACGAGGAACTCTTAGCCCTACCGGCTGTTTCTCAAAAGTTCAATTACCTAAAAGAGGCTGTCGAGGACGACTTAGAACATTTGGAAGCTTCTGTTAAGGAGGAGGCTAGGCTCGGACATAAGACAGCCGACAGCTCTTTCTATGGATATAAAAGTCATATCGCTATGACGGATGAACGGATTATTACTGCTTGTGTGGTTACTTCTGGTGAACAAAGCGATGGGAAATATTTACCTGAATTATATGCCAAAACAAAGGAAAATAGTCTGGACATCGAGACTATTATTGGTGATGCGGCTTATTCAGGAAAGGACAACATTCAACTAGCTCGCAAAGAAAAGATTCATTTGGTTTCAAAACTGAATCCTTCTGTTTCAAAAGGTTACCGTAAAGAAGAGGATGCGTTTGAATTTAATAAAGATGCAGGGCTATTTGTCTGTCCAGAAGGACACATGGCTGTTCGCAAAGCAAGGACAGGGAAAAAATATCAAAATAAGAATCAAGTTGTCACTCATTACTTTGACATTGAGAAGTGCAAGAGTTGCCTTTCCAAGGAAGGATGTTATAAGGAGGGGGCAAAGTCTAAAACTTATTCAATAGCCATTAAGAGTGACGACCATCTTTTCCAGAAGAAATTTCAGGAAACACCTTATTTTAAAGAAATGGCCAGACATCGCTATAAAATCGAAGCAAAGAATGCCGAACTAAAACAGAGACATGGCTTTGATGTCGCGAGAGCATCGGGTCTTTTCAGCATGGAGTTACAGGCAGCAACAACCATTTTCGTGGTCAATATGAAACGAATTATGACCTTAATAAATACAAAATAA
- a CDS encoding baseplate J/gp47 family protein — translation MIKVKTYPEILEDMLALFDDKYDKRQGSVLYNLVAPAAREVAIQYTVLKSYEEVNFLDTSTGIFLTRLCRQFGVERLPATASVRLVQFKQEIPLGTRFSVVNSEYNFRVLERRSGFEYSVVAEQVGNAPNYVRGQLINIDVLSDFKGAEIGSVIVVGEDEETDKQLRKRTIEYLKTPTLNGNIAQYKKWASEFVGVGSALIEPLWKGENTVRVSITDADGNEASPELVKKFKNYLDPEPSGHGLGVAPIGAYVTVQSVSGYNVRIAATIKIDEDVDVETIKNEAGVQLIKYLREEAFEEKEVRNYKVATIIDRINGVRDVDRILLNDREQSIELSTNMLPKLAEVTINVAR, via the coding sequence ATGATAAAGGTAAAAACATATCCAGAAATTTTAGAGGATATGCTGGCCTTGTTTGATGATAAGTACGACAAAAGACAAGGGTCTGTCTTGTACAATTTAGTAGCGCCTGCAGCTCGAGAAGTTGCCATTCAGTATACGGTCTTAAAATCGTATGAGGAAGTCAACTTTTTAGACACGAGTACAGGAATCTTCCTAACTCGATTATGTAGGCAGTTCGGAGTTGAACGTTTGCCAGCCACAGCATCAGTTCGATTGGTTCAATTCAAACAGGAAATCCCACTTGGAACCCGTTTCAGCGTGGTTAATAGTGAGTATAATTTCCGTGTTTTGGAACGCCGCTCTGGATTTGAGTATAGTGTAGTAGCTGAGCAAGTCGGAAATGCACCTAACTATGTAAGAGGTCAACTCATCAATATTGATGTGCTAAGTGATTTTAAAGGGGCAGAAATCGGCTCTGTTATCGTCGTAGGAGAAGACGAAGAGACAGATAAACAACTCCGCAAACGGACTATTGAGTACTTGAAAACACCGACTTTAAACGGGAACATTGCCCAATACAAGAAATGGGCAAGTGAGTTCGTTGGTGTTGGTTCAGCACTTATTGAACCACTTTGGAAGGGAGAAAACACGGTACGTGTATCTATTACGGATGCTGACGGCAATGAAGCAAGTCCAGAGCTGGTAAAGAAATTCAAGAATTACTTGGATCCTGAGCCAAGTGGCCATGGATTAGGTGTGGCTCCGATTGGTGCTTATGTAACCGTGCAGTCAGTAAGTGGCTACAATGTCCGTATTGCTGCAACTATTAAGATTGATGAAGATGTAGATGTCGAAACAATCAAGAATGAGGCGGGAGTACAACTCATTAAATACTTACGTGAAGAAGCATTTGAAGAGAAAGAGGTTCGGAACTATAAAGTTGCCACAATCATTGACAGAATCAATGGGGTTCGAGATGTGGACCGTATTTTGTTGAATGATAGGGAACAAAGTATTGAGCTTTCTACGAACATGCTTCCTAAGTTAGCGGAGGTAACTATCAATGTCGCACGTTAG